Proteins encoded together in one Dehalococcoidia bacterium window:
- a CDS encoding ABC transporter substrate-binding protein, with the protein MLRDRALRLAMVACIVGAAGLAACGDDDDDGDGNGGDTTPSTDATAGGGDGGDQGTVSVLGIWGDEELTSFEAMVEGWGGEMDFTGTRDITAILTTRVEGGNAPDVAIPAEIGLFQQFASEGQLTPLSECEGLEETIRDNYPQSFIDLGTVDGVLYGFFMKADSKGTIFYNPTFFTENSLEPLDESATFEDLIALSDQILATGTPPWTMGQEAGGGSGFPGSDTIQQIFINEAGADAYDQIVTGDMPYTDPAMRDAWEKFGQIALTEGYTVQGGGAGINATPFMDSSYPPFETPPTAGMLHLVSAAGGFIATQFPDAVPVTDYDFFPWPGGAVTGGANIAYAFNSDPATCSFLTHIASAEAQQVWVELGGFTSLNSGVDIDAYPDEVAQHVAEQLLESETFRFDQDDAIGGAGQQAIFAGVIQYLTDPASLDSILESVEAARQ; encoded by the coding sequence ATGCTCAGGGATAGGGCACTCCGCCTCGCGATGGTCGCGTGTATCGTCGGCGCTGCGGGATTGGCGGCGTGCGGCGATGATGACGACGACGGCGACGGTAATGGAGGCGACACGACGCCGTCCACGGACGCGACGGCCGGCGGCGGTGACGGCGGCGACCAGGGCACGGTCAGTGTCCTGGGTATCTGGGGCGACGAGGAGTTGACCTCGTTCGAGGCGATGGTCGAAGGCTGGGGCGGTGAGATGGACTTCACCGGCACACGCGACATCACGGCGATCCTGACGACGCGCGTCGAGGGCGGCAACGCGCCGGACGTCGCGATCCCGGCGGAGATCGGGCTCTTCCAGCAGTTTGCGAGCGAAGGGCAACTGACGCCGCTTTCGGAGTGCGAGGGCCTGGAGGAGACGATCCGGGACAACTACCCGCAATCGTTCATCGACCTCGGCACGGTTGACGGAGTGCTGTACGGGTTCTTCATGAAGGCCGACAGCAAGGGGACGATTTTCTACAACCCGACGTTCTTCACGGAGAATAGCCTGGAGCCGCTCGACGAGTCGGCGACGTTCGAGGACCTGATCGCGCTGTCGGACCAGATCCTGGCGACTGGCACACCGCCGTGGACGATGGGCCAAGAAGCAGGCGGCGGGTCGGGCTTCCCGGGCAGCGACACGATCCAGCAGATCTTCATCAACGAAGCCGGCGCCGATGCGTACGACCAGATCGTCACCGGCGACATGCCGTATACGGATCCGGCGATGCGCGATGCGTGGGAAAAGTTCGGCCAGATCGCCCTGACGGAGGGCTACACGGTGCAGGGTGGCGGCGCGGGGATCAACGCTACGCCGTTTATGGACTCGTCGTATCCACCGTTCGAGACGCCACCGACGGCGGGCATGTTGCACCTGGTGAGCGCAGCGGGCGGCTTCATCGCGACCCAGTTCCCGGATGCAGTCCCGGTTACCGATTACGACTTCTTCCCGTGGCCGGGTGGCGCCGTGACAGGCGGAGCGAACATCGCGTACGCGTTCAACAGCGATCCGGCGACGTGCTCATTCCTGACCCACATCGCGAGCGCGGAAGCGCAGCAGGTATGGGTCGAGCTCGGCGGCTTCACGTCGCTGAACAGCGGGGTCGACATCGATGCGTACCCGGACGAGGTTGCGCAGCACGTGGCGGAACAGTTGCTGGAGTCCGAGACCTTCCGGTTCGACCAGGATGATGCGATCGGCGGCGCCGGTCAGCAGGCGATCTTCGCAGGCGTCATCCAGTACCTCACCGATCCGGCGAGTCTGGACAGCATCCTCGAGAGCGTCGAGGCGGCGCGACAGTAG
- a CDS encoding sugar ABC transporter permease, translating to MVGRKWWTPWLWLSPALILLSVFLVYPTLDTIRRSFQDQRSDNWVGFDNYRFIIDNPQPLVADTHSALLNNVLWLTLFPVVTVAIGLLIAVLAVRVRYEAAAKSAIFIPMAISFVAASVIWRFMFEFDTDIGTVNAFVTQIDGQQTAWLQNTNSPQTWLTDYGPDELPKPFQLNNFSLIGVGVWMWTGFAVVVLSAGLKGISTEVLEAARVDGANEWQVFWRIIVPILSPTIVVVLTTLVIQALKNFDLIYVMTGGRFKTDVVATLFFKEAFVVRDFGVGAALAVVLLLWIVPIMLISIRRFQFQEETR from the coding sequence TTGGTCGGTCGCAAATGGTGGACGCCATGGCTGTGGCTCTCTCCGGCGTTAATCCTGCTGAGCGTCTTCCTGGTGTATCCGACGCTGGACACGATCCGGCGGAGCTTCCAGGACCAGCGGTCCGACAACTGGGTCGGATTCGATAACTATCGCTTCATCATCGACAATCCGCAGCCGCTGGTCGCCGACACGCATTCGGCGTTGCTGAACAACGTGCTCTGGTTGACGCTGTTTCCGGTCGTGACGGTGGCGATTGGGCTGCTGATCGCTGTGCTGGCGGTGCGCGTGCGATACGAGGCGGCGGCGAAGTCGGCGATCTTCATCCCGATGGCGATCTCGTTTGTCGCGGCTTCGGTGATCTGGCGCTTCATGTTCGAGTTCGACACGGACATCGGCACGGTGAACGCGTTCGTGACGCAGATCGACGGCCAGCAAACGGCGTGGCTGCAGAATACGAACTCGCCACAGACGTGGCTGACGGACTACGGCCCGGATGAGTTGCCGAAGCCGTTTCAGCTCAACAACTTCTCCCTGATCGGTGTGGGCGTGTGGATGTGGACGGGGTTCGCGGTCGTGGTGCTGTCGGCGGGCCTCAAGGGCATCTCGACGGAGGTGCTGGAAGCGGCGCGCGTGGACGGTGCGAACGAGTGGCAGGTCTTCTGGCGGATCATCGTGCCGATTTTGTCGCCGACGATCGTGGTCGTGCTGACGACGCTGGTGATCCAGGCGCTGAAGAACTTCGACCTGATCTACGTGATGACAGGCGGCCGATTCAAAACGGACGTCGTGGCGACGCTGTTCTTCAAGGAGGCGTTCGTCGTCCGCGACTTCGGCGTGGGCGCGGCGCTGGCGGTCGTGCTGCTGCTGTGGATCGTGCCGATCATGCTGATCAGCATCCGGCGCTTCCAGTTCCAGGAGGAGACACGCTGA
- a CDS encoding diguanylate cyclase: MTNSSAPKLAGRLPAGAAIDRDLANERLIDRMMLMLASGVLTLVLLTSIGFQIGGGVDFAPLFYVTTASYLLVTIACAWLAPRLTTMRDLERMRWTALVLTTAAMLSMSYFLGGANWMGAQPLFFLVFGCAFTPNHWRASIIAATGIAGFAVIATLEGTGALPAQDPLHGAVEPLRGAQLAATVAYTALALSLFFMMSAVIAFFLTLQRDALSTMTRELEESKDALEELNAALEERVSEKTRELEDRYREQHVMAEIGKIVTASLDIDRVYLEFMDEVRKLVPFDQASIAVISGDPTRIRLLRGLIEHGTVTGTSFELDAARALSVARPARIFEDFETQDAGWIERDYLLNSGVACGASVPIMSHGVQVGSFNVVSNTAGTYAAAHLALMERIVEPLALAMENARLYAEMRAIADTDGLTGLPNRRSLERTLEHEIARAVRNVGHCSVLVMDIDNFKTFNDTLGHQAGDDLLVQFAELLRETCRDIDVVGRQSGDEFTVVLPETRSEEAFALAQRIHDGIRGADWKYPGERGTGVTTSIGVATYPYDGEGGEAMLSRADSAMYVAKAAGGGQTRLSSDIVDDAPVSGRRQVRFGLVEALAGAAADRMSGGDTRTRTLAEFTARAAIQIAEQLQLGDAEQRALRVAAMSHALGIFPREDPYGEATTWGLDPELDDMYLKLGRLFVAASPGLDETLHAVHYHHRRASEIVGTPEMTLARVLATAEAYARLTMPGVEQQLTPAAAIEVLRQDDGLDQTIVAHLVAAVDIDAAGRAA, from the coding sequence GTGACTAATTCATCTGCACCGAAGCTCGCGGGGCGCTTGCCGGCGGGCGCGGCAATCGACCGCGACCTGGCGAACGAGCGCCTGATCGACCGCATGATGCTGATGCTGGCATCGGGCGTACTGACGCTCGTGCTGCTGACGAGCATCGGGTTCCAGATCGGCGGCGGCGTGGACTTTGCGCCGCTGTTCTACGTGACGACGGCGAGCTACCTCCTCGTGACGATCGCCTGCGCGTGGCTGGCGCCGCGACTGACGACGATGCGCGACCTGGAGCGCATGCGCTGGACGGCGCTGGTGCTGACCACGGCGGCGATGCTCTCGATGAGCTATTTCCTGGGCGGCGCGAATTGGATGGGCGCTCAGCCGCTCTTCTTCCTGGTGTTCGGATGCGCGTTTACACCGAACCACTGGCGCGCTTCGATCATTGCGGCGACGGGCATCGCGGGGTTTGCGGTGATCGCGACGTTGGAGGGCACGGGCGCGCTGCCGGCGCAGGACCCGCTGCACGGGGCCGTCGAGCCGCTGCGCGGCGCTCAGCTCGCCGCGACGGTGGCGTATACGGCGCTGGCGCTGTCGCTGTTCTTCATGATGTCGGCGGTGATCGCGTTCTTCCTGACGCTGCAGCGCGACGCGCTTTCGACGATGACGCGGGAGCTCGAGGAGTCGAAGGACGCGCTGGAGGAACTCAACGCGGCGCTTGAAGAGCGCGTCTCGGAGAAGACGCGTGAGCTGGAGGACCGGTATCGCGAGCAGCACGTGATGGCGGAGATCGGCAAGATCGTCACCGCGAGCCTGGACATCGACCGGGTGTACCTCGAGTTCATGGATGAGGTGCGCAAGCTGGTGCCGTTCGACCAGGCGTCGATCGCGGTGATCAGCGGCGACCCGACGCGGATCCGCTTGCTGCGCGGGCTGATTGAACACGGGACGGTCACGGGCACGAGTTTCGAGTTGGACGCAGCGCGGGCGCTTTCGGTCGCGCGGCCGGCGCGGATCTTCGAAGACTTCGAGACGCAGGACGCGGGCTGGATCGAACGCGATTACCTGTTGAACAGCGGCGTGGCGTGCGGCGCAAGCGTCCCGATCATGTCGCACGGCGTGCAGGTCGGGTCGTTCAACGTCGTCTCGAACACGGCGGGCACGTACGCGGCGGCGCACCTCGCGCTGATGGAGCGCATCGTCGAGCCGCTGGCGCTGGCGATGGAGAACGCGCGGCTCTACGCCGAAATGCGCGCCATCGCCGACACGGACGGGCTCACGGGACTGCCGAACCGGCGCTCGCTGGAGCGGACGCTGGAGCATGAGATCGCGCGGGCGGTGCGAAACGTCGGCCACTGCAGCGTGCTCGTGATGGACATCGACAACTTCAAGACGTTCAACGACACGCTGGGCCACCAGGCGGGCGACGATCTGCTCGTGCAATTCGCGGAGTTACTGCGCGAGACCTGCCGCGACATCGATGTCGTCGGGCGGCAGTCGGGCGATGAGTTCACCGTCGTGTTGCCGGAAACGCGTTCGGAGGAGGCGTTCGCGCTGGCGCAGCGCATCCACGACGGCATCCGCGGCGCCGACTGGAAGTATCCCGGCGAACGCGGCACCGGCGTCACGACGAGCATCGGCGTGGCGACCTATCCGTACGACGGCGAAGGCGGCGAGGCGATGCTGAGCCGCGCCGACTCGGCGATGTACGTCGCGAAGGCGGCAGGCGGCGGCCAGACGCGGCTGTCGTCGGACATCGTCGATGACGCGCCGGTGAGCGGACGCCGCCAGGTGCGGTTCGGGCTCGTCGAGGCGCTCGCGGGCGCGGCGGCGGACCGGATGAGCGGCGGCGACACGCGGACGCGGACGCTGGCGGAATTCACCGCGCGGGCCGCGATTCAGATCGCCGAACAACTGCAGCTCGGAGACGCCGAGCAGCGCGCATTGCGCGTCGCGGCGATGTCACACGCGCTGGGCATCTTTCCGCGCGAGGATCCGTACGGCGAAGCGACCACATGGGGACTCGACCCGGAACTGGACGACATGTACCTGAAGCTTGGACGGCTCTTCGTAGCGGCGTCGCCGGGGCTGGATGAAACGCTGCACGCCGTGCATTATCACCATCGGCGCGCGTCCGAGATCGTGGGGACGCCGGAGATGACGCTCGCGCGCGTACTCGCCACTGCCGAAGCGTATGCGCGGCTGACGATGCCGGGCGTCGAGCAGCAGCTTACGCCCGCGGCGGCGATCGAGGTGCTGCGGCAAGATGACGGACTCGATCAGACGATCGTGGCGCATCTCGTCGCGGCGGTTGACATCGACGCTGCGGGACGGGCGGCTTAG
- a CDS encoding carbohydrate ABC transporter permease, whose amino-acid sequence MAAENVGERRMQQADEARGEFALPRFSLPHLPLHIIILLIMVLWSIPTIALLVSSFRDPTAIASSGWWTSIKDWDFTLDNYDSVLNSRGMARAFFNSLIITVPSTVLVILVASAAAYAFAWMNFPARNVLFLAIVAMLVVPLQMTLIPVLRLYTHVTIDGEVPIIGGRWFGTNSYAGLWLAHTAYGLPFAVFLLRNFFGALPRDLFESAYLDGASDFMVFRRIVLPLSMPAIAALAIFQFLWVWNDLLIALIFLGDPSLFPMTVQIQSLVSSFGSNYQVLTAAAFVSMALPLVVFFALQRYFVQGVLAGAVKG is encoded by the coding sequence ATGGCGGCGGAGAACGTCGGCGAGCGGCGCATGCAGCAGGCGGACGAAGCGCGCGGGGAGTTCGCGCTGCCGCGATTCTCGCTGCCCCACCTGCCCCTGCACATCATCATCCTGCTGATCATGGTGCTGTGGAGCATCCCGACGATCGCGCTGCTCGTGAGTTCGTTCCGCGATCCGACGGCGATCGCATCGTCCGGGTGGTGGACTTCGATCAAGGACTGGGACTTCACGCTGGACAACTACGACTCAGTGCTCAACAGCCGCGGCATGGCGCGGGCGTTCTTCAACAGTCTGATCATCACGGTGCCCAGCACGGTGCTGGTGATCCTTGTGGCCTCGGCTGCTGCCTATGCGTTCGCGTGGATGAACTTTCCCGCGCGCAACGTGCTGTTCCTGGCGATCGTGGCAATGCTCGTCGTGCCGCTGCAAATGACGCTGATCCCGGTGCTGCGGTTGTACACGCACGTGACGATCGACGGCGAAGTGCCGATTATCGGCGGGCGGTGGTTCGGGACGAACAGCTACGCCGGCCTGTGGCTGGCTCACACGGCGTACGGGCTTCCGTTCGCGGTGTTCCTGCTGCGCAACTTCTTCGGGGCGTTGCCCCGCGACCTCTTCGAGTCGGCGTACCTCGACGGCGCATCGGACTTCATGGTGTTCCGGCGCATTGTGCTGCCGCTGTCGATGCCGGCGATCGCGGCGCTGGCGATCTTCCAGTTCCTCTGGGTGTGGAACGACCTCCTGATCGCGCTGATCTTTTTGGGCGATCCATCGCTCTTTCCGATGACGGTGCAGATTCAGAGCCTGGTGAGTTCGTTCGGGTCGAATTACCAGGTACTGACGGCGGCGGCCTTCGTCTCGATGGCGCTGCCGTTGGTGGTGTTCTTCGCGCTGCAGCGCTATTTCGTGCAGGGCGTGCTCGCCGGCGCGGTCAAGGGTTAG